One genomic region from Danio aesculapii chromosome 24, fDanAes4.1, whole genome shotgun sequence encodes:
- the LOC130218271 gene encoding dnaJ homolog subfamily C member 13-like — MNILKDNRDLACFYTTKHSWRGKYKRVFSVGTHGITTYNPTTLEVTNQWAYGDICSISPVGKGQGTEFSLTFRKGSGKKSETLKFSTEHRTELLTEALRFRTDFSEGKITGRRYNCFKHHWSDSRRSVCLEVTPGGIDQIDPQSNRVLCSYDYRCVEGFAELADYQGGFCILYGGFSRLHLFASEHRDEIIRSAVEHAGSFIGISLRLRKESLSFEGFLCERLGNFQQDHARSNLIWNLKTREELRDALEGEMRSFGVDRELGSANVISWNHQEFEVRYECLSDEIKIGDYYLRLLLEEDESEESGAIKRSYEFFNELYHRFLLTPKVSMKCVCLQALAIVYGRCSEEIGPFSDTKYIVGMLDRCTDKLERDRLILFLNKLILNKKNVKEIMDSNGVRILVDLLTLAHLHTSRATVPLQSNVLEAGADMKRESEKEWYFGNADKERRGPFSFEEMQEFWRSGTLSAKTRCWAQGMDGWRPLQAVPQLKWALLAGGQAVMNESDLATLILNMLISMCSYFPSRDEDNAIIRPLPKVKRLISDNTCLPHIVQLLLTFDPILVEKVANLLYLVMQDNPNLQRLYLSGVFFFIMMYTGSNVLPIARFLKYTHLKQAFKSEEAKGLDIVQRSVLGPMLPEAMVCYLENYEPERFSEIFLGEFDTPEAIWSSEMRRLMIEKLAAHLADFSPRLQSNTRALYQYCPVPALSFPQLDSELFCSIYYLRHLCDRTRFPDWPIRDPVKLLKDTLDAWKREVEKKPPSMSVDDAYEVLNLPIAQGQHEESKIRKAYFRLAQKYHPDKNPEGRDMFEKVNKAYEFLCSKSARVVDGPDPENIILILKTQSILFNRHRQELEPYKYAGYPMLIRTLRMETGDELLFSRTAPLLPAAAELAHHTVSCSALNAEELRREEGIEVLMEALSRCVAVLTASSKFEDMAVQVCGHVCRCYSVAAQFEECREKIVELPNIIRDVCHILYYSKALPRLASVAVQCVSSFAVDFFLQTHLYQAGALWHLLPLLFLYDYTLAESGVQASQHCNQQEALNRLARRSARALGRLAGLRALEEPEEEEEEEANGGGANTPVQANTPGQANTPGQANTPGQANTPAQANAPAQANAPAQANTPENPAIRKSLSAMLTPYLCRRLGSSSPAEVLKLLNSNCESPYLIWNNSTRAELLEFLEEQQESNIRRGECDKSFGSEFQFSEHGKELIVGEIFVRVYNEQPAFPLEHPKAFASALLDYVGSQAQYLHTLLAMTQTSKLESQQHTHRLRWAEMALEALRNVIKNNPGSESECIGHFKLLFSLLRVHGAGRVQQLALEVVNTVTSNQECVINIAESLVLPNLLVLLHSLPSSRQLVLETLYALTSNTKIITEAMNRGALIYLLDLFCNSTHPQVRTQTAELFSKMTSDKLVGPKVRLTLMRFLPAVFMDAMRDNPEAAVHIFEGTHENPELIWNDSSRETVSTNVREMMLEHFRQQKDNPDVSWKLPENFSVPYGAGQGELEVGGVFLRIFIAQPGWVLRKPREFLVSLLDTLTTLLEKNNPNGEVLETVTTATVCLFISQSALADQVPPLGHLPRVLSALNHRNNAVPKSAIRVIHALSDNELCVRSMAALDTIGPLMVGMKLRADMAGLACEALNRMFQREQTELVAQALQMELVPYLLKLLEGVGLETLENPSATKAQIVKALKSMTRSLQFGEQVNEILSRSSVWSAFKDQKHDLFISDSQTAGYLTGPGVAGYLTAGSGSTVMPSVPPPVDGDAADLN, encoded by the exons tgggcGTATGGGGACATCTGCAGCATCTCCCCGGTGGGCAAGGGTCAGGGCACAGAGTTCAGCCTTACCTTCAGGAAGGGCAGCGGGAAGAAATCTGAGACGCTGAAGTTCAGCACGGAGCACCGCACTGAGCTGCTGACCGAAGCCCTG CGCTTCAGGACTGACTTCTCTGAGGGGAAGATCACCGGCAGg CGCTACAACTGCTTTAAGCACCACTGGAGTGACTCTCGCAGGAGTGTGTGTCTGGAGGTGACTCCGGGAGGGATTGATCAGATCGACCCGCAGTCGAACCGTGTGCTGTGCTCGTATGATTACCGCTGTGTGGAGGGATTCGCCGAGCTGGCGGACTATCAGGGTGGATTCTGCATCCTGTACGGCGGCTTCAGCAGACTG CATCTGTTTGCGTCAGAGCACCGTGATGAGATCATCCGCAGTGCAGTGGAGCATGCTGGGAGCTTCATCGGGATCTCTCTGCGGCTGCGGAAGGAGAGTCTGAGCTTCGAGGGTTTCCTGTGTGAGCGTCTGGGGAA TTTTCAGCAGGATCACGCTCGCTCTAACCTGATCTGGAACCTGAAGACGCGTGAGGAGCTGCGGGACGCTCTGGAGGGGGAGATGCGCTCCTTTGGTGTGGACCGAGAGCTGGGCAGTGCTAACGTCATCTCCTGGAACCACCAGGAGTTTGAG GTGAGGTACGAGTGCCTTTCAGACGAGATTAAAATCGGGGATTATTACCTGCGTCTGCTGCTGGAGGAGGACGAGAGCGAGGAGTCTGGAGCCATCAAGAGATC GTACGAGTTCTTCAACGAGCTGTACCACCGGTTCCTGCTGACCCCGAAGGTGTCcatgaagtgtgtgtgtctgcaggcgCTCGCCATCGTCTACGGCCGCTGCAGCGAGGAGATCGGACCCTTCTCCGACACCAAGTACATCGTGGGCATGCTGGACCGG TGCACAGATAAGCTGGAGAGAGACAGACTGATCCTCTTCCTCAACAAACTCATCCTCAACAAg AAAAATGTGAAGGAGATCATGGACTCTAATGGAGTGAGGATCCTGGTGGACCTGCTGACCCTCGCTCACCTGCACACCAGCAGAGCCACCGTCCCCCTGcag AGTAATGTTCTGGAGGCCGGAGCGGACATGAAGAGGGAGAGCGAGAAGGAGTGGTACTTCGGGAACGCAGACAAGGAGAGGAGAGGCCCCTTCAGCTttgaggag ATGCAGGAGTTCTGGCGCTCCGGCACGCTCTCCGCGAAGACGCGCTGCTGGGCTCAGGGTATGGACGGCTGGCGGCCGCTGCAGGCCGTCCCGCAGCTGAAGTGGGCTCTGCTGGCCGGAGGGCAGGCCGTGATGAACGAGAGCGATCTGGCCACGCTCATCCTCAACATGCTGATCTCCATGTGCTCCTACTTCCccagcag GGATGAGGATAACGCCATCATCAGGCCTCTGCCCAAGGTGAAGAGACTCATCAGTGACAACACCTGCCTGCCTCACATCGTGCAG CTGCTGCTGACCTTTGACCCCATCCTGGTGGAGAAAGTGGCCAACCTGCTGTACCTGGTGATGCAGGACAACCCCAACCTGCAGCGTCTGTACCTGAGCGGAGTCTTCTTCTTCATCATGATGTACACCGGCTCCAACGTGCTGCCCATCGCTCg GTTCCTGAAATACACTCACCTGAAACAAGCCTTTAAATCAGAGGAG GCTAAAGGTCTGGATATCGTGCAGAGGAGTGTGCTGGGCCCGATGCTGCCCGAGGCGATGGTCTGCTACCTGGAGAATTACGAACCGGAGCGCTTCTCCGAGATCTTCCTGGGAGAGTTCGACACGCCGGAGGCCATCTGGAGCAGCGAGATGAG gcgtCTGATGATCGAGAAGCTGGCAGCTCACCTGGCGGACTTCTCTCCACGTCTGCAGAGTAACACGCGAGCGCTGTACCAGTACTGCCCCGTGCCGGCGCTCAGCTTCCCGCAGCTGGACTCGGAGCTCTTCTGCAGCATCTATTACCTGCGGCACCTCTGCGACCGCACACGCTTCCCCGACTGGCCCATCCGAGACccc GTGAAGCTCCTGAAGGACACACTGGACGCCTGGAAGCGGGAGGTGGAGAAGAAGCCTCCCTCCATGTCTGTGGACGACGCTTATGAAGTGCTGAACCTGCCTATAGCACAAGGAca gcaTGAAGAGAGTAAGATAAGGAAGGCCTACTTCAGACTGGCTCAGAAATACCATCCAGACAAAAACCCGGAGGGAAGA gataTGTTTGAGAAGGTGAACAAGGCCTATGAGTTCCTGTGCAGTAAGTCTGCTCGTGTGGTGGACGGTCCCGACCCGGAGAACATCATCCTGATCCTGAAGACTCAGAGTATCCTCTTTAACAGACACCGGcaag agctgGAGCCGTATAAGTACGCCGGGTACCCGATGCTGATCCGGACGCTGCGGATGGAGACAGGAGATGAGCTGCTGTTCTCCAGAACCGCTCCACTGTTACCTGCTGCTGCTGAGCTGGCCCACCACACGGTCAGCTGCTCCGCGCTCAACGCTGAAGAGCTGCGCAGAGAGGAGGGCAtcgag gtgcTGATGGAGGCTCTGTCTCGGTGTGTGGCTGTTCTCACTGCGTCCAGTAAGTTTGAGGATATGGCAGTACAG gtgtGCGGGCACGTCTGTCGCTGCTACAGTGTCGCTGCTCAGTTTGAGGAGTGCAGAGAGAAGATCGTGGAGCTTCCCAACATCATCAGAGACGTCTGTCACATACTGTACTACAGcaag gctCTGCCGCGGCTGGCCTCAGTGGCGGTGCAGTGTGTGAGCTCGTTCGCGGTGGACTTCTTCCTGCAGACGCACCTGTACCAGGCGGGGGCGCTGTGGCACCTGCTGCCGCTGCTCTTCCTGTACGACTACACCCTGGCGGAGAGCGGCGTCCAGGCCAGCCAGCACTGCaaccagcaggaggcgctcaaccGGCTGGCCAGGAGGAGCGCGCGGGCGCTGGGGAGACTGGCAGGGCTGAGGGCCCTGGAGGAGccggaggaggaggaagaggaggaggctAACGGCGGAGGCGCTAACACTCCAGTGCAGGCTAACACCCCAGGGCAGGCTAACACCCCAGGGCAGGCTAACACCCCAGGGCAGGCTAACACCCCAGCGCAGGCTAACGCCCCAGCACAGGCTAATGCCCCAGCACAGGCTAACACCCCAGAGAACCCCGCCATACGCAAGAGCCTGTCCGCCATGCTCACCCCGTACCTGTGCCGCAGACTGGGCAGCAGCTCACCTGCAGAG gtgCTAAAGCTGCTGAACAGTAACTGTGAGAGCCCGTACCTGATCTGGAATAACAGCACGCGTGCAGAGCTGCTGGAGTTCCTGGAGGAGCAGCAGGAGAGCAACATCAGGAGG GGCGAGTGCGACAAGAGCTTCGGCTCCGAGTTCCAGTTCTCTGAGCACGGGAAGGAGCTGATCGTGGGGGAGATCTTCGTCAGGGTGTACAACGAGCAGCCGGCCTTCCCTCTggag caccCGAAGGCGTTTGCGTCTGCGCTGCTGGATTACGTGGGCTCTCAGGCTCAGTATCTGCACACACTCCTGGCGATGACGCAGACCAGCAAGCTGGAGTCGCAGCAACACACACACCGTCTGCGCTGGGCAGAGATGGCCCTGGAGGCGCTGAGGAACGTCATCAAGAACaacccag GCTCTGAGAGCGAGTGTATCGGCCACTTTAAGCTGCTCTTCTCTCTGCTCAGAGTTCACGGAGCCGGCAGAGTCCAGCAGCTCGCTCTCGAG gtggtgAACACAGTCACATCAAATCAGGAGTGTGTGATCAACATCGCTGAGTCTCTGGTTTTGCCAAACCTGCTGGTGCTGCTGCACTCGCTGCCCTCCA GCAGGCAGCTGGTGCTGGAGACTCTCTACGCTCTGACCTCCAACACTAAAATCATTACAGAGGCCATGAACAGAG GTGCTCTCATCTATCTGCTGGACCTCTTCTGTAACTCCACACACCCTCAGGTGCGCACACAGACCGCGGAGCTCTTCTCCAAGATGACCTCAGACAAGCTAGTCGGACCCAAG gtgCGTTTGACACTGATGCGCTTCCTGCCAGCGGTCTTCATGGATGCGATGCGTGATAATCCAGAAGCAGCGGTGCACATATTTGAGGGAACCCACGAGAACCCAGAGCTGATCTGGAACGACAGCTCCAGAGAGACGGTTTCCACCAACGTCAGGGAGATGATGCTGGA GCACTTCAGGCAGCAGAAGGACAATCCTGACGTCAGCTGGAAG ctgccGGAGAACTTCTCAGTGCCGTACGGAGCGGGGCAGGGTGAGCTGGAGGTGGGTGGTGTGTTCCTCCGCATCTTCATTGCTCAGCCTGGATGGGTGTTACGCAAACCCCGAGAGTTCCTGGTGTCTCTGCTGGACACACTCACCACACTGCTGGAGAAGAACAACCCcaac ggtgaGGTTCTGGAGACGGTCACCACTGCCACAGTGTGTCTCTTCATCTCTCAGTCCGCACTGGCGGATCAGGTTCCTCCGCTCGGGCACCTGCCGCGGGTTCTGTCCGCTCTGAACCACAGGAACAACGCCGTGCCCAAGAGCGCCATCAGGGTCATACACGCACTCTCAGACAACGAG ctgtgtGTGCGCTCCATGGCGGCGCTGGACACCATTGGTCCTCTGATGGTGGGGATGAAGCTGAGAGCTGATATGGCTGGTCTGGCCTGTGAGGCTCTGAACCGCATGTTCCAGAGAGAGCAGACTGAACTGGTGGctcag gcccTGCAGATGGAGCTGGTGCCGTATCTCCTGAAGCTGCTAGAGGGTGTGGGTCTGGAGACTCTGGAGAACCCTTCAGCAACCAAAGCTCAGATCGTCAAAGCTCTGAAGTCCATGACGAGGAGCCTGCAGTTTGGAGAACAG gtgAATGAGATCCTCTCTCGTTCATCAGTTTGGAGTGCCTTCAAAGACCAGAAACACGACCTCTTCATCTCCGACTCTCAGACCGCAGGCTACCTGACcg gtccaGGAGTGGCGGGTTACCTGACCGCCGGCAGCGGCTCCACAGTGATGCCGAGTGTTCCTCCGCCTGTAGATGGCGACGCCGCAGACCTGAActga